From the Lactobacillus johnsonii genome, the window ATCTTTATATTGGATCTAGCTAGGGAAGAATTTGTTACTTAGTAAGAAAAAATTCACTTCTTGTTTTTATTTATATTCCACTTACAATTAATTAGTAAATAGAAAAGGAGATAAAAATGAAAGCAATTGGATTTAAAAAACATTTGAAAATTGATGATCCTGAAAGCCTGATTGACTTTGAAATGAAAAAGCCTACTGCTAAGGGACATGATTTGCTGGTAAAAGTAAATGCAGTATCAGTCAATCCGGTAGATATTGGAGTAAGAAAAGGAGGACATTCAGTTTTAAAGACTCCAAAAGCAATTGGCTGGGATGCATGTGGTGTAGTTGAAGAAGTAGGATCTAAGGTTAGCCTTTTTAAACCTGGTGATCGTATATTTTATGCAGGTTCATTTATTCGCTCAGGTAGTGATAGTGAGTATCAACTGGTTGATGAAAGAATAGTTGGTCATGCTCCAGAAACTTTAAAAGATAATGAAGCAGCCGCAATGCCTTTAACCTCTCTTACCGCATACGAAGCCTTATTTGAACAAATGGATTTAACCTGGAATCAAGAGAATAATCAACATAAAACAATTTTAATTATTAATGGTGCTGGAGGAGTAGGGTCTGTTGCAACTCAACTAGCACATTTAGCAGGGCTAACAGTTATTGCTACTGCATCTCGCCCAGACAGTATCAAATGGACACAAGATCATGGTGCTGATTATGTAGTAAATCACCGTGAAGATTTGGTAAAACAAGTGAGAAAATTAGGTTTCAAGTATGTTGATTATATTTTGGAATTAAAAGATTTAGATGGTCACTGGAAAGAAATGTGTGAATTAATTAAGCCTGAAGGACACATTGTTTCAATTACTGAAAACCATCGTCCAATTAATTTGAGATTGTTAACTAAAAAGAAAGCACACTTTTCATGGGAATAGATGTATACAAAATCCTATTATCAAACAGATGATATGATTACTCAGCATGATATTTTAGACAAAATCGCGCAAATGTTAGATAGTGGTAAACTTAGATGCACTATGACTAAGTCATTAACACCTTTGAATGCAACAAATTTACGCAAGGCTCATAAATTAGTGGAAAGTGGTCACATGACTGGAAAAGTTGTGGTTTCTGACTGGGAGAATAATTAAGATAGTTCTTACAAGCATTAATTGTTTGCCAGTGACCAGTAGTTTACAAGCTAGGGGCCTTTTTTTGCTTTTTTAAGACTAATGCTAGACTGGTAGAAATTAATAAAAACAATGAATAGCATTTTAATTATTTTTAGTTGTGTTAATCACTATATGTTTGCAAACCTAGTGTAAAATACACCAAGCAAAAAAAGCCCCAACTTACGTTGGAGCTTTTTTTCTATAACCAATCTTAACTAATGTCTTAATTAGCTAACGGTCTAACCGTTATTTCCTCATGACTCATATTAGACTTTTTATGAAAGAGAGTCAATTAGTTTGGTTAGAATTGATATAAAAGTATTAATTTTTTGATTATCAGAATACCATTCACTGTGCCGATTGAACCTTTGAAGAAGACGATTTCCTTCCCTAACTCTGTGCTCTGCTAACTTTTCTATGGCACTTCAGACTTAATAGGCTTTTTATAGTATTTAATTAAACTCAAGCTTATTTGCTTCATCGATCTTAGTTAGGAAAGATGAAACATCAGTAATAATATCATTGGTGTATGAAACATTAATCACATTAACCCAATTTTTTCTAAGAAAATAGTCGTCAATGTCGTATCTAACTTTAGTTAAGTATTTATAACTAATAAATAGTAGTTCAGAAAAAATCAAATTACGTTTTTGAGGCTGCATAACGAAATCCAGTAATAGATCTTTTCCAGAACCTTTAATAAAGTGAAAAAATTCGCAATTGATATGTCTAATCGGATGAAAAGGATATAAAATTTGAGAATTTAATACTTGTTTTTCAAATTGTCTAAGTAATTTTTGATCTTTTTTACTAATTTGATAATCATTGTTGTTTAAATTAATCATCGTATATCAATTCCTATTCTTACTATTGCACCTAAAGTATATAAATTGAAAAAAGTAAAAACAATGAATGTTAACTAAGTTGAAAAAGAAAAACTTTTCATATCGAAAGTAAAAAATTATTTTACTTTTGATATAATTTTTTTAATAATTAAGTAAAAGAAAGTTACAGATGATAAATATCTAGGAAAGAGAAGTGAGGAACAAGTTTGAGTGATATTAGGGTACAGAATACAAAGAATAATTTGATTGCTGCTCTTTTAAGCTGCTTAGAAAATAAGAGTGTGCATAAGTTAAAAGTAAAGGATATTATTGATAAAGCTGGCGTAAGTACTAGAACGTTTTATCAATATTATTCAGATGTCAATGATCTACTAAGAGATACAGAAGATAGTTTTGTTGCAGAGTATCTAAAAAATGTTGAAAAAGATCGTGATTCACTAGGAGATCTTGATTTAGATACACCTTTTGAAGATCAGTTAGAAACTATTTTAAATGCAACAAAAAATACCATTGAGTTCTGCTATGCACATAAAAAAGAGATTCAACTTTTGTTATCGGATAATGGAGATACGCGTTTCTATAATATGATTTTCCAGACTGGTTGTGAGGAAATTATGAAGCGTATGAGCCAGATGAAAAATATTGATGAGTTAAAAATGGACGAAAAAGAGCAAATGAGAATGATGATTAGTGTACAGGTATTTGTACATAGCATTATTGGCATGGTAAGAGTTTTGCTTGAATACAGCGATAGGTTAGCTCCATATGACGTTCGTCAAAGTATACTTACATTTTTACGTGAGTCACCGGTAGCTTCCATGAATATAAATAAAAAATAGAGACGATAAAATAATTTATAGTATATTAGGCTGAACTCCACGATAACTGGCTAAAGTATTGAATTAAGTGGTTTTGTTGGCAATTGAGAAATAATTGTACTTAAATATGAAGTAGCATAAGAAGAATAGTAATTAAAAACGAAGTTTTAGGGATACATCAATGAAAATAGAAATTCCAACTATGAATGGATTTATTCCAGATTGCTACAGTAAATTTGCTAATGAAGATCAAAAAATTGAAGGGAAGCCTAGTAGATCTTTCCCAATTTTTATTACTGATGCACCTGATAAGGCAAAAACTTTAGCTATATATTTTAGAGATTTTGATTCAGTTCCAGTCTGTGGATTTACATGGATTCACTGGTTAGCTGCCAATCTTCCGGTTCGAGATGTTCCAGCTAATATTAGTCATTCTAAGAATAGCAGCCTTGATTTTGTTCAAGGAAATAATAGTAATATTAGCAAGTTTTTAGGTGAAAATTCTGGCCCAGTTGAAGGCTATACAGGTCCGATGCCTCCTGATAAGACGCACTATTACACTTTAACCGTGTATGCATTAGACACAAAACTTGATCTAAAAGAAGATTATTGGTTAAACGACTTTTTGCGTGAGATGGAAGGTCATATAATTGATAGTGCGACTATTTCAGTTCCAAGTAGAGCAAAATAAAAGTCGAAGTTACTAATAAATATGCTATAATTTAAGTAAAGAAAAAGGAGATCCGAAGATCTCCTATGCAGCCCGCTTTAAGAGCGGTGACAAAATTATAGTTTTGGCAAACGCCTACTCAATAACTCGGTCAAAAGTTATATATTGAGCGGCGTTTTTTATTTTTTGTTGTGATGATCGATATATGTTAGCAAAGCTAACACAAAGGTACCAAACAAAAGCATTAACGAGATGGCCTCGTATACGCTCATCTGGCTGAACCCTTTCCAATTGATGTCGGTCCATAGGCCTCACCTCCGGGAGGAAAAACAGCCACCGCTCATAAAACTTTCTGCAG encodes:
- a CDS encoding putative holin-like toxin, yielding MSVYEAISLMLLFGTFVLALLTYIDHHNKK
- a CDS encoding TetR/AcrR family transcriptional regulator; translation: MSDIRVQNTKNNLIAALLSCLENKSVHKLKVKDIIDKAGVSTRTFYQYYSDVNDLLRDTEDSFVAEYLKNVEKDRDSLGDLDLDTPFEDQLETILNATKNTIEFCYAHKKEIQLLLSDNGDTRFYNMIFQTGCEEIMKRMSQMKNIDELKMDEKEQMRMMISVQVFVHSIIGMVRVLLEYSDRLAPYDVRQSILTFLRESPVASMNINKK
- a CDS encoding YbhB/YbcL family Raf kinase inhibitor-like protein, with protein sequence MKIEIPTMNGFIPDCYSKFANEDQKIEGKPSRSFPIFITDAPDKAKTLAIYFRDFDSVPVCGFTWIHWLAANLPVRDVPANISHSKNSSLDFVQGNNSNISKFLGENSGPVEGYTGPMPPDKTHYYTLTVYALDTKLDLKEDYWLNDFLREMEGHIIDSATISVPSRAK